The following are from one region of the Stenotrophomonas lactitubi genome:
- the serA gene encoding phosphoglycerate dehydrogenase: MSPKKTSFPKQDIRVLLLEGVSQTAVEVFSAAGYSQIEAHTKALPEDELKARIAEAHIVGIRSRTQLSAEVLAEAKRLIAVGCFCIGTNQVDLDAAELAGIPVFNAPYSNTRSVAELVIAEAIMLTRGIPQKNAECHRGGWSKSASGSHEVRGKVLGIIGYGHIGTQVGVLAESLGMQVIFHDVETKLSLGNARAAASLDDLLARADIVTLHVPETPSTQWMIGSTELAKMRRGAHLINAARGTVVDIDALDAALASGHIGGAALDVFPVEPKGNGDIFESPLTRHDNVILTPHVGGSTLEAQDNIGIEVAAKLVRYSDNGSTLSAVNFPEVTLPEHADSLRLLHIHQNVPGVLSKVNEIFSRHNVNIDGQFLRTDPKVGYVVIDITASEEQASAVRDELAAIPGTLRTRILY; the protein is encoded by the coding sequence ATGTCGCCGAAGAAGACCTCGTTCCCGAAGCAGGATATCCGCGTGCTGTTGTTGGAGGGGGTCAGCCAGACCGCCGTGGAGGTGTTCAGCGCCGCCGGCTACAGCCAGATCGAGGCGCACACCAAGGCACTGCCCGAGGACGAACTGAAGGCGCGCATCGCCGAGGCGCACATCGTCGGCATCCGTTCGCGCACCCAGCTCAGCGCCGAGGTGCTGGCCGAGGCCAAGCGCCTGATCGCGGTCGGCTGCTTCTGCATCGGCACCAACCAGGTCGACCTGGATGCGGCCGAGCTGGCCGGTATTCCGGTATTCAACGCGCCCTACTCCAATACCCGCAGCGTCGCCGAGCTGGTGATCGCCGAAGCGATCATGCTGACCCGCGGCATCCCGCAGAAGAACGCCGAATGCCATCGCGGTGGCTGGTCGAAGTCGGCCAGCGGCAGCCATGAGGTGCGCGGCAAGGTGCTGGGCATCATCGGCTACGGGCATATCGGCACCCAGGTGGGCGTACTGGCCGAATCGCTGGGCATGCAGGTGATCTTCCACGACGTGGAAACCAAGCTGTCGCTGGGCAATGCCCGTGCCGCGGCCAGCCTGGATGACCTGCTGGCGCGCGCCGACATCGTCACCCTGCACGTGCCGGAGACGCCGTCCACGCAGTGGATGATCGGCAGCACCGAGCTGGCGAAGATGCGCCGTGGCGCGCACCTGATCAACGCTGCGCGCGGCACCGTGGTCGACATCGATGCGCTGGATGCTGCGCTGGCCAGCGGCCACATCGGTGGCGCGGCGCTGGACGTGTTCCCGGTCGAGCCGAAGGGCAACGGCGATATCTTCGAATCACCATTGACCCGCCACGACAACGTGATCCTGACTCCGCACGTGGGCGGCAGCACGCTGGAAGCACAGGACAACATCGGCATCGAAGTGGCCGCCAAGCTGGTGCGCTACAGCGACAACGGCAGCACCCTGTCGGCGGTCAACTTCCCCGAAGTGACCCTGCCCGAGCACGCCGACAGCCTGCGCCTGCTGCACATCCACCAGAACGTGCCGGGCGTGCTGTCCAAGGTCAACGAGATCTTCTCGCGGCACAACGTCAACATCGACGGCCAGTTCCTGCGCACCGACCCGAAGGTGGGTTACGTGGTGATCGACATCACCGCCAGCGAGGAACAGGCCAGCGCGGTGCGTGACGAGCTGGCGGCGATTCCGGGCACGTTGCGCACGCGCATCCTGTATTGA
- a CDS encoding FAD-binding oxidoreductase, with the protein MTDSRIASLQQACPGLKLKTDPADLEHYGRDWTRRWTPAPLAIALPATVEEVQAVMRWSAAEGVAVVPSGGRTGLSGGAVAAHGELVLSLERMNKALDYDAVDRTLVVQAGMPLEALHNAALEHGLIYPVDFAARGSCSIGGNIATNAGGIRVIRYGNTREWIAGLKVVTATGELLELNKGLIKNSSGYDFRQLLIGSEGTLGVIVEATVKLTDPPPASNVMLLALPSFDVLMQVFAAFRARLQLQAFEFFTDRALEHVLSHGAQAPFDEVHPYYVVTEFAAGDEAQEAAAMAAFEDCMGNGWVSDGVISASDAQAAQLWRLREGITEALARYKPYKNDVSVRISSMPAFLAETQALIGDAYPHFDVVWFGHIGDGNLHINVLKPDDTSDADFVTQCEHVTKLLAQVLARFNGSISAEHGIGLVKKGYLDSTRGPAEIGLMKAVKRAFDPEGRLNPGKLFDL; encoded by the coding sequence ATGACCGATTCCCGCATCGCCTCGTTGCAGCAGGCCTGTCCCGGCCTGAAGCTGAAGACCGACCCTGCCGACCTGGAGCATTACGGGCGCGACTGGACCCGGCGCTGGACGCCGGCGCCGCTGGCGATCGCGTTGCCGGCCACGGTGGAAGAAGTGCAGGCGGTGATGCGCTGGAGCGCGGCCGAAGGCGTGGCAGTGGTTCCGTCCGGTGGTCGCACCGGCCTGTCCGGCGGCGCGGTGGCGGCCCATGGCGAGCTGGTGCTGAGCCTGGAACGGATGAACAAGGCGCTGGACTACGATGCCGTCGACCGTACCCTGGTGGTGCAGGCCGGCATGCCGTTGGAGGCGCTGCACAACGCCGCGCTGGAGCACGGCCTCATCTATCCGGTGGACTTCGCTGCACGCGGCTCGTGTTCGATCGGCGGCAACATCGCCACCAATGCCGGTGGCATCCGGGTGATCCGCTACGGCAATACCCGCGAATGGATCGCAGGACTGAAGGTGGTCACCGCCACGGGCGAACTGCTCGAGCTCAACAAGGGCCTGATCAAGAACTCCAGCGGCTACGATTTCCGCCAGCTGCTGATCGGCTCGGAAGGCACCCTGGGCGTGATCGTCGAGGCCACGGTGAAACTCACCGACCCGCCGCCGGCCAGCAACGTGATGCTGCTGGCGCTGCCCAGCTTCGACGTGCTGATGCAGGTGTTCGCCGCCTTCCGCGCGCGACTGCAGCTGCAGGCGTTCGAATTCTTCACCGACCGTGCGCTGGAGCACGTGCTGTCACACGGCGCGCAGGCACCGTTCGATGAAGTACACCCCTATTACGTGGTGACCGAATTCGCTGCCGGCGATGAAGCGCAGGAAGCTGCGGCAATGGCCGCCTTCGAAGACTGCATGGGCAATGGCTGGGTCAGCGACGGGGTGATCAGTGCCAGCGATGCCCAGGCGGCGCAGCTGTGGCGCCTGCGCGAGGGCATCACCGAGGCGCTGGCGCGCTACAAGCCCTACAAGAACGATGTCTCGGTGCGGATCTCGTCGATGCCGGCGTTCCTGGCCGAGACCCAGGCGCTGATCGGCGACGCCTACCCGCATTTCGATGTGGTCTGGTTCGGCCATATCGGTGACGGCAACCTGCACATCAATGTGCTCAAGCCGGATGACACCAGCGATGCCGACTTCGTGACCCAGTGCGAGCACGTGACCAAGCTGCTGGCGCAGGTGCTGGCGCGCTTCAATGGCAGCATTTCGGCCGAGCACGGCATCGGCCTGGTCAAGAAGGGCTACCTGGACAGCACCCGTGGCCCGGCCGAGATCGGGCTGATGAAGGCGGTCAAGCGCGCGTTCGATCCCGAAGGGCGGCTGAATCCCGGAAAGTTGTTCGACCTTTGA
- a CDS encoding DUF2388 domain-containing protein: protein MIRPLLLVALLSLPLAGFASSFAGTSAGSATGASSGSSGSSSGDDKVVLAARDDAAAFVASDGQIRGARLQAALVHLREHDAAAQQQSDLQLARALLAR, encoded by the coding sequence ATGATCCGTCCGCTTCTGCTGGTTGCCCTGTTGTCCCTGCCGCTGGCCGGCTTCGCTTCGAGCTTTGCCGGCACCTCGGCCGGGTCGGCGACGGGCGCTTCTTCGGGTTCCTCGGGCAGCAGCTCGGGCGATGACAAGGTGGTGCTGGCTGCACGCGATGATGCGGCGGCTTTTGTCGCCAGCGATGGCCAGATCCGTGGCGCACGCCTGCAGGCGGCACTGGTGCACCTGCGCGAGCACGATGCAGCTGCACAGCAGCAGAGCGACCTGCAGCTGGCGCGCGCGCTTCTGGCGCGTTGA
- a CDS encoding DUF7844 domain-containing protein — translation MTSVRSAATHGVALLLIAHAAHAAERLQLDPTGLSPAQQQVATQTLSDVQSLLPEGLLRALPAQVKVGWRDDLPANVHGRAFAGRIALRRDLLDDDVAGARRARRSALVHELTHVADRTVANWSRSARWRDLAGWQRKPWHLGRGDNAFRDRSPDAYELTDPTEYLAVNAEHFVLDAEFACRRPALAQWYRAHFGTPPSLPAPHCAGTVPLLQADAEEGAASLLALDPARVYAVDYLFAEGSAQPMSRWGHSMLRLVICRPGRAPGPDCRLDLEHHRVLSFRAFVGDVQISNWRGLTGGYPSRLFVLPLQQVVDEYTKVELRGLASLPLQLDRSEIASLLERTAQVHWSYDGRYYFVSNNCAVETAKLLQAGVPRLGEAGLAQLSPRGLRRRLARLHALDEQVLADPAQAQAQGYYFASARDHFQQLFSVAAAQMALPARDVRAWLALPAQQRAPWLLRGDVRASAGLLLLEQAAQRRAELRSRDALKRRLLADPDSAATRSLRALLEQSGQWLRPGQLLADAGYGLPQAEEQAEVARAVAAASAQTVPAWQALRVQLRAQLPPSQQRELDDIDRNLAVLGARVREQAAEVPPTGAAAR, via the coding sequence ATGACATCTGTTCGGAGCGCAGCCACGCATGGCGTGGCTCTACTGCTGATCGCTCACGCTGCGCATGCGGCTGAGCGCCTGCAGCTGGACCCGACCGGGCTGAGCCCGGCGCAGCAGCAGGTGGCGACGCAGACACTGAGTGATGTGCAGTCGCTGCTGCCGGAAGGCCTGCTGCGGGCATTGCCCGCGCAGGTAAAGGTCGGCTGGCGTGACGACCTGCCCGCGAACGTACATGGCCGTGCCTTCGCCGGACGCATCGCGCTGCGTCGCGACCTGCTGGATGATGACGTGGCCGGTGCCCGCCGCGCGCGGCGTAGCGCGCTGGTGCATGAACTGACCCATGTCGCCGACCGCACTGTTGCGAACTGGTCGCGCAGCGCCCGCTGGCGTGACCTTGCAGGTTGGCAGCGCAAACCCTGGCACCTGGGCCGTGGCGACAACGCCTTCCGCGACCGCAGTCCCGATGCCTATGAACTGACCGACCCGACCGAGTACCTGGCGGTGAACGCCGAACACTTCGTGCTCGATGCCGAGTTCGCGTGCCGGCGCCCGGCGCTGGCGCAATGGTATCGCGCACACTTCGGTACGCCGCCATCGTTGCCTGCGCCGCACTGCGCGGGCACCGTTCCGTTGCTGCAGGCCGACGCGGAAGAGGGCGCCGCGTCGCTGCTGGCACTGGACCCGGCCCGCGTCTACGCCGTGGACTATCTGTTCGCCGAAGGCAGTGCGCAGCCGATGAGCCGCTGGGGCCACAGCATGCTGCGACTGGTGATCTGCCGTCCTGGCCGCGCACCGGGACCGGACTGCAGGCTGGACCTGGAGCATCACCGGGTGCTGTCCTTTCGCGCCTTCGTCGGCGACGTGCAGATTTCCAACTGGCGCGGCCTGACCGGTGGCTATCCTTCGCGCCTGTTCGTGCTGCCGCTGCAGCAGGTGGTGGACGAGTACACCAAGGTCGAACTGCGCGGACTGGCCTCGCTGCCGCTGCAGCTGGACCGCAGTGAGATCGCCAGCCTGCTCGAGCGCACTGCACAGGTGCACTGGAGCTATGACGGCCGCTATTACTTCGTCAGCAACAACTGCGCGGTGGAGACGGCGAAGTTGCTGCAGGCAGGTGTTCCGCGTCTGGGCGAAGCCGGCCTGGCACAGCTGAGCCCGCGCGGGCTGCGGCGACGGCTGGCGCGGCTGCACGCCCTGGACGAGCAGGTGCTGGCCGATCCCGCGCAGGCACAGGCGCAGGGCTACTACTTTGCGTCCGCGCGCGATCACTTCCAGCAGTTGTTCTCGGTTGCCGCAGCGCAGATGGCATTGCCGGCGCGCGATGTGCGCGCATGGCTGGCGCTGCCGGCGCAACAGCGCGCACCGTGGCTGCTGCGCGGTGATGTGCGTGCCAGCGCCGGCCTGCTGTTGTTGGAACAGGCGGCGCAGCGGCGCGCGGAACTGCGGTCACGCGACGCACTGAAGCGACGGTTGCTGGCCGACCCGGACAGCGCGGCCACCCGTTCGCTGCGTGCGTTGCTGGAACAGAGCGGCCAGTGGTTGCGCCCGGGCCAGTTGCTGGCCGACGCTGGTTACGGCCTGCCGCAGGCGGAAGAACAGGCGGAAGTTGCACGGGCAGTGGCCGCTGCCAGCGCACAGACGGTACCCGCCTGGCAGGCGCTGCGTGTGCAGCTGCGCGCGCAGTTGCCGCCATCACAGCAGCGCGAGCTGGATGACATCGACCGCAATCTCGCTGTGTTGGGTGCGCGGGTGCGTGAGCAGGCCGCCGAAGTGCCGCCTACTGGCGCGGCAGCTCGATGA
- a CDS encoding ATP-binding protein, which yields MRRSGLSRHIIVSMSLMVVGVIVMVILSSWLLYAVLIEFFPASAEEPEGWLPTGPELAWMVGVILTGLALAIAASFRLAHRILSPLNSLVDSVRALAGGDLGARATAEANSPGEVAALVDDFNAMARRLQHMESERVMWHAAIAHELRTPVTILRGRLQGLAEGVFQPDESQFRSLLAQVEGLSRLIEDLRVLSLADNARLDVRRARTDVVAEVHSVMTLVDPAFRSAGFVLELETSREEHPAHCDPTRLRQALLALLENARRYANPGKVRIAVHDTVAHVQVAIEDEGPGIDPTLHADIFNPFMRGDGSRSRLGGGSGLGLAVVKAIADAHGGQVYCTPGTAGGSRFVIELPRQ from the coding sequence ATGCGCCGCTCCGGGCTCAGCCGGCACATCATCGTGTCGATGTCGCTGATGGTCGTCGGCGTCATCGTGATGGTGATCCTCTCTTCGTGGCTGCTGTATGCGGTACTGATCGAGTTCTTCCCGGCCAGCGCCGAAGAGCCGGAAGGATGGCTGCCGACTGGGCCTGAACTGGCGTGGATGGTCGGGGTGATCCTGACCGGGCTGGCGCTGGCGATCGCCGCCTCGTTCCGTCTGGCCCATCGCATCCTGTCGCCGCTCAATTCACTGGTGGACAGCGTACGTGCGCTGGCCGGCGGCGATCTCGGCGCGCGCGCCACGGCCGAGGCCAACTCCCCCGGCGAGGTCGCAGCGCTGGTGGACGACTTCAATGCGATGGCGCGCCGCCTGCAGCACATGGAAAGCGAACGGGTAATGTGGCACGCGGCCATCGCCCACGAACTGCGCACGCCGGTGACAATCCTGCGCGGCCGCCTGCAGGGCCTCGCCGAAGGCGTGTTCCAGCCTGATGAGTCGCAGTTCCGCAGCCTGCTGGCGCAGGTCGAGGGCCTGTCGCGGCTGATCGAGGACCTGCGGGTACTGAGCCTGGCCGACAATGCCCGCCTCGATGTGCGCCGCGCCCGCACCGACGTTGTGGCCGAAGTGCATTCGGTGATGACCCTGGTCGATCCTGCCTTCCGCAGCGCCGGCTTCGTGCTGGAGCTGGAAACCAGCCGCGAAGAGCACCCCGCCCATTGCGACCCGACGCGGTTGCGGCAGGCGCTGCTGGCCTTGCTGGAGAACGCGCGCCGCTATGCCAACCCGGGCAAGGTACGCATCGCCGTGCATGACACCGTGGCCCACGTGCAGGTGGCGATCGAGGACGAAGGCCCCGGTATCGACCCGACCCTGCACGCGGACATCTTCAATCCGTTCATGCGCGGCGACGGCTCACGATCGCGCCTGGGCGGCGGCAGTGGCCTCGGCCTGGCGGTGGTCAAGGCCATCGCCGATGCGCACGGCGGCCAGGTCTACTGCACGCCGGGCACGGCCGGAGGCAGTCGTTTCGTCATCGAGCTGCCGCGCCAGTAG
- a CDS encoding response regulator: MHASPALAALVLIVEDEAEIADILAAYLEREGLRTLRAADGQIALDMHRSMRPDLVLLDVQLPRLDGWSVLTQLRQRGETPVIMLTALDQDLDKLTALRMGADDYVVKPFNPAEVAARVRAVLRRTLRSSRADAPSALRVGPLLIDTATHAVHVEGDGYSHELLLTLTEFKLLHCMALAPSRIFSRSELMHECLPESEALERTVDSHVSKLRRKLDEVGLTQIPASVRGVGYRLMADR, encoded by the coding sequence ATGCATGCCTCCCCTGCCCTCGCGGCGCTGGTCCTGATCGTCGAGGACGAAGCCGAGATCGCCGACATTCTTGCCGCCTACCTTGAACGCGAGGGCCTGCGCACCCTGCGTGCGGCCGATGGCCAGATTGCATTGGACATGCATCGCAGCATGCGCCCGGACCTTGTACTGCTGGACGTGCAGCTGCCGCGGCTGGATGGCTGGAGCGTGCTGACCCAGCTGCGCCAGCGCGGCGAAACGCCGGTCATCATGCTGACCGCGCTGGACCAGGATCTGGACAAGCTGACCGCACTGCGGATGGGCGCGGATGACTATGTAGTCAAGCCGTTCAACCCCGCCGAGGTGGCGGCACGCGTTCGCGCAGTACTGCGGCGTACGCTGCGCAGTTCGCGGGCGGATGCGCCCAGTGCCCTGCGCGTCGGCCCGCTGCTGATCGACACCGCCACCCACGCGGTGCATGTGGAAGGCGACGGCTACAGCCACGAGCTGCTGTTGACGCTGACCGAGTTCAAGCTGCTGCATTGCATGGCATTGGCGCCGTCACGGATCTTCAGTCGCAGCGAGCTGATGCACGAATGCCTGCCGGAAAGCGAAGCGCTGGAACGCACCGTGGACAGCCATGTCAGCAAGCTGCGGCGCAAACTGGACGAAGTGGGCCTCACCCAGATTCCGGCCAGCGTGCGCGGTGTCGGCTACCGCCTGATGGCAGACCGCTGA
- a CDS encoding efflux RND transporter periplasmic adaptor subunit — translation MRTFRTPVALVATFALAMTACSRPEPTVEAVPRVSVVTVGPQVVQRDDELPGRVAAVRTAQIRAQVGGIVQRRMFEQGAEVHAGEPLFQIDPAAFRADVDSALAALQRSEAALGRSRVQSQRLQALAAAQAVSQQHRDDASAEHEQARAAVNEARAILARRQLDLRYATVSAPIDGRIDQALVTEGALVGVADAEPMAVVQQIDQVYVDVRQPASQLQSLRRGAVDGELPVTIIGAAGTPLPERGRLLFSGVNVDARTGDVILRILVDNPERQLLPGMYVRARVPRGAPASALLLPQQAVLRSAGGQAYAWVIAADGKAVIRTLEVDGSVNRQWLVRHGLKAGEKVVVEGQERLQEGVLVDPRDWQVPVASANANATPTPASQG, via the coding sequence ATGAGAACCTTCAGGACTCCGGTCGCGCTGGTCGCGACCTTCGCCTTGGCCATGACGGCCTGCTCCCGCCCCGAACCCACCGTCGAAGCCGTGCCGCGTGTCAGCGTGGTTACGGTCGGCCCGCAGGTGGTGCAGCGTGATGATGAACTGCCCGGTCGGGTGGCGGCGGTGCGCACCGCGCAGATCCGTGCGCAGGTCGGCGGCATCGTGCAGCGCCGGATGTTCGAGCAGGGCGCGGAAGTACATGCCGGGGAGCCACTGTTCCAGATCGACCCGGCGGCGTTCCGCGCCGACGTCGATTCGGCGCTGGCGGCCCTGCAGCGCAGTGAGGCCGCCCTCGGCCGCAGCCGGGTGCAGTCACAGCGGCTGCAGGCACTGGCCGCCGCGCAGGCGGTCAGCCAGCAGCATCGCGACGATGCCAGCGCCGAGCACGAGCAGGCCCGCGCAGCAGTCAACGAGGCACGCGCGATCCTGGCGCGACGCCAGCTCGATCTGCGCTATGCGACGGTCAGTGCACCGATCGATGGCCGCATCGACCAGGCATTGGTGACCGAAGGCGCGCTGGTCGGCGTCGCCGATGCCGAGCCGATGGCGGTGGTGCAGCAGATCGACCAGGTCTATGTGGACGTGCGCCAGCCTGCATCGCAGCTGCAGTCCCTGCGGCGCGGTGCGGTGGACGGCGAGCTGCCGGTGACGATCATCGGCGCGGCGGGTACGCCGCTGCCCGAGCGCGGCCGGCTGTTGTTCTCCGGTGTCAATGTCGATGCACGCACCGGCGATGTGATCCTGCGCATCCTGGTCGACAACCCTGAGCGGCAGCTGTTGCCGGGCATGTACGTGCGTGCGCGGGTGCCGCGCGGTGCGCCGGCCAGCGCGCTGCTGCTGCCACAGCAGGCGGTGCTGCGCAGCGCCGGTGGCCAGGCCTATGCCTGGGTCATCGCCGCCGATGGCAAAGCAGTGATCCGCACGCTGGAGGTGGACGGTAGCGTCAACCGGCAATGGTTGGTGCGGCATGGCCTGAAGGCGGGCGAGAAGGTCGTGGTGGAAGGCCAGGAGCGCCTGCAGGAGGGCGTGCTGGTCGATCCGCGCGACTGGCAGGTGCCGGTCGCCAGCGCCAACGCCAACGCAACGCCGACACCCGCAAGCCAGGGCTGA
- a CDS encoding multidrug efflux RND transporter permease subunit: MARFFIDRPVFAWVLAIFVILAGVLAIPRLAVERYPAVAPPSVSIYASYPGASPQTLNDAVVGLIERELSSVKHLLYFESSVDTSGEASITATFKPGTDPELAQVDVQNRIKAIEPRLPRSVRQNGLFVEAADSGFLMLVGLRSPDGSVSEAALGDFMARNIIEELRRIDGVGRVQLFGAEQAMRIWLDPTRLTGYGLTMGDVASAIEQQNLEIAPGRIGDSPGVPGQRITVPLSAEGQLSTPEQFAAIVLRAGADGSRVLLGDVARVELGAQSYAWGTREDGYPATAAGVQLRPGANAVRTATAVRERMADLQPLLPHGVESSIPFDTAPFVKVSIQKVLQTLVEAMLLVFAVMYLFLQNWRYTLIPALVAPIALLGTFAVMLALGFSINVLTMFGMVLAIGIIVDDAIVVVEGVERIMAEEGLPPREATIKAMRELTGAVIGITLVLTAVFIPMALASGSVGAIYRQFSVAMSVSILFSALLALSLTPALCATLLRQGTRGHHGRGGVFGAFNRGFERMTGRYRQGVAAVLRRSGRVMGLFAALLVALLIGLHWLPGAFLPEEDQGYFMTSIQLPAEATAERTLAVVEAYEQHVASRPAIASNQAILGYSFSGSGPSAALTYTMLKDWGERGGSTAADEVKAAQQAMATVPEGEVMSVMPPAIDSLGRSSGFSLALQARTGQGQAELRAALQQLLKLAEASPLLAEVHADGLPAGSNVRLDIDRAKAEAMGVAFTDISATLSAAMGSQYVNDFPNRGRMQQVIVQADAPHRMQLEDVLKLYVRNSEGGMVALSELVTAHWTEAPLQLQRYLGFPALNLSGAPASGVSTGQAMIEMERLARQLPAGFALQWTSQSLQERESGAQAPWLLLLSMLVVFLVLAALYESWSIPLAVMLVVPLGLLGAVAAVLLRGMPNDVFFKVGMITVIGLSAKNAILIVEFARQLQQQGRGLVEATIEAARLRLRPIVMTSLAFALGVVPLMLAQGASKETQQAIGTGVFGGMVSATVLAVFFVPVFYVVVQGAQHWLAQRLRRRRPTPGGSVDGKQVDGKQEP, encoded by the coding sequence ATGGCTCGTTTCTTCATCGATCGCCCGGTGTTTGCCTGGGTGCTGGCGATCTTCGTCATTCTGGCCGGCGTGCTGGCCATTCCGCGGCTGGCGGTTGAGCGCTATCCGGCGGTCGCACCTCCCAGTGTCAGCATCTATGCCAGCTATCCCGGCGCCAGCCCGCAGACGTTGAATGACGCGGTGGTCGGCCTGATCGAGCGTGAGCTGTCCAGCGTCAAACACCTGCTGTACTTCGAATCGTCGGTGGACACCTCCGGCGAAGCGTCGATCACCGCGACCTTCAAGCCCGGTACCGATCCCGAGCTGGCACAGGTGGACGTGCAGAACCGGATCAAGGCGATCGAGCCGCGCCTGCCACGCAGCGTGCGCCAGAACGGCCTGTTCGTGGAGGCTGCCGACTCGGGGTTCCTGATGCTGGTGGGCCTGCGCTCACCCGATGGCAGTGTCAGCGAAGCGGCGCTGGGCGATTTCATGGCGCGCAACATCATCGAAGAGCTGCGGCGCATCGACGGCGTCGGCCGCGTGCAGTTGTTCGGTGCCGAACAGGCGATGCGGATCTGGCTGGACCCGACCCGGCTGACCGGCTACGGCCTGACCATGGGCGATGTGGCCAGCGCGATCGAGCAGCAGAACCTGGAGATCGCGCCGGGTCGCATCGGCGATTCGCCCGGTGTTCCCGGCCAGCGCATCACCGTGCCCTTGAGTGCCGAAGGCCAGCTGTCCACGCCCGAGCAGTTCGCAGCGATCGTGCTGCGCGCCGGTGCCGATGGTTCGCGGGTGCTGCTGGGTGACGTCGCCCGGGTCGAGCTGGGTGCGCAGAGCTATGCCTGGGGCACGCGCGAAGACGGCTATCCGGCGACGGCCGCCGGCGTGCAGCTGCGCCCCGGTGCGAATGCGGTGCGCACCGCCACGGCTGTGCGCGAACGCATGGCCGACCTTCAGCCGCTGCTGCCGCACGGTGTTGAGTCCAGCATTCCGTTCGACACCGCGCCCTTCGTCAAGGTATCGATCCAGAAGGTGCTGCAGACCCTGGTCGAGGCGATGCTGCTGGTGTTTGCGGTGATGTACCTGTTCCTGCAGAACTGGCGCTATACGCTGATCCCCGCCCTGGTCGCGCCGATCGCGCTGTTGGGCACCTTTGCGGTGATGCTGGCACTGGGTTTCTCGATCAACGTATTGACCATGTTCGGCATGGTGCTGGCGATCGGCATCATTGTTGACGACGCTATCGTGGTGGTCGAGGGCGTGGAGCGGATCATGGCCGAAGAGGGCCTGCCGCCGCGCGAGGCCACGATCAAGGCGATGCGTGAGCTGACCGGTGCGGTGATCGGCATCACCCTGGTGCTGACCGCGGTATTCATCCCGATGGCGCTGGCCAGTGGCTCGGTCGGTGCGATCTACCGCCAGTTCAGTGTGGCGATGTCGGTGTCCATCCTGTTCTCGGCACTGCTGGCGCTGAGCCTGACCCCGGCGTTGTGCGCGACGCTGCTGCGCCAAGGCACGCGTGGTCACCATGGCCGCGGCGGTGTGTTCGGTGCGTTCAACCGTGGCTTCGAGCGGATGACCGGGCGTTACCGGCAGGGCGTGGCGGCGGTCCTTCGGCGCAGTGGCCGGGTGATGGGCCTGTTCGCTGCCTTGCTGGTGGCACTGCTGATCGGCCTGCATTGGTTGCCGGGTGCGTTCCTGCCTGAAGAGGACCAGGGCTATTTCATGACCTCCATCCAGCTGCCGGCCGAAGCAACCGCCGAACGCACGCTGGCGGTGGTCGAAGCCTACGAGCAGCACGTCGCCTCGCGGCCGGCGATCGCGTCCAACCAGGCCATCCTCGGCTACAGCTTCTCCGGTTCCGGCCCGAGCGCAGCACTGACCTACACCATGTTGAAGGACTGGGGTGAGCGCGGCGGCAGCACCGCAGCAGACGAAGTAAAGGCGGCGCAGCAGGCCATGGCGACTGTGCCGGAAGGTGAGGTGATGAGCGTGATGCCGCCGGCCATTGACAGCCTTGGCCGATCCTCCGGGTTCTCGTTGGCGCTGCAGGCACGTACCGGGCAGGGCCAGGCCGAGCTGCGGGCCGCCCTGCAGCAGTTGCTGAAACTGGCAGAGGCCAGCCCGCTGCTGGCCGAAGTGCATGCCGATGGCCTGCCGGCGGGCAGCAACGTGCGCCTGGACATCGATCGGGCCAAGGCCGAGGCGATGGGTGTGGCGTTCACCGACATCAGTGCAACGCTGTCGGCGGCGATGGGCTCGCAGTACGTCAACGACTTTCCCAATCGCGGGCGCATGCAGCAGGTGATCGTGCAGGCCGATGCGCCGCACCGGATGCAGCTGGAGGACGTGTTGAAGCTGTATGTCCGCAACAGCGAGGGCGGCATGGTGGCGTTGTCCGAACTGGTCACCGCGCACTGGACCGAGGCGCCGCTGCAGCTGCAGCGTTACCTGGGGTTCCCGGCATTGAACCTGTCCGGCGCACCCGCCAGCGGGGTCTCCACCGGTCAGGCGATGATCGAGATGGAGCGCCTTGCACGGCAGCTGCCGGCGGGCTTTGCCCTGCAGTGGACCAGCCAGTCGCTGCAGGAGCGTGAGTCCGGCGCACAGGCGCCGTGGTTGCTGCTGCTGTCGATGCTGGTGGTGTTCCTGGTGCTGGCGGCGCTGTACGAGAGCTGGTCGATTCCGCTGGCGGTGATGCTGGTGGTGCCGTTGGGCCTGCTCGGCGCCGTTGCTGCAGTGCTGCTGCGCGGGATGCCCAATGATGTGTTCTTCAAGGTCGGCATGATCACGGTGATCGGGCTTTCGGCGAAGAACGCGATCCTGATCGTCGAGTTCGCCCGCCAGCTGCAACAGCAGGGACGCGGCCTGGTCGAGGCGACCATCGAAGCGGCACGCCTGCGGCTGCGGCCGATCGTCATGACCTCGCTGGCGTTCGCGCTGGGTGTGGTGCCGCTGATGCTGGCGCAGGGTGCTTCAAAGGAAACGCAACAGGCCATCGGTACCGGCGTGTTCGGCGGCATGGTCAGCGCGACCGTGCTGGCCGTGTTCTTCGTGCCGGTGTTCTATGTGGTGGTGCAGGGCGCGCAGCATTGGCTTGCGCAGCGCCTGCGCCGACGCCGGCCGACGCCGGGAGGAAGCGTGGATGGAAAGCAGGTGGATGGAAAGCAGGAGCCCTGA